The bacterium genome segment TTCGAAAGGCGGTGGCGAATCGCCAGCGTCCAGTCGCGCCAGATACGTTTCAATCGTATCCTGAATCGCTTCCATCGGCAGGCTGTGCGTCGGGCCGATCCATCGCACAACGCCATCGCCGTCAATCACCAGATACTGCCGGTCTACGCCATACTGCTGCGCCACGCCGCTACCGATAGTCAGGAGCGGATAAGTGACTCCGGTAGCCGATTGGTAGTCTCCGCATCCCGCCACGCCTCCATCCCACTGGTCAATCCCGAACGCCTGAAACGCTTCATTCCGATACGGCTGATGAATCTGTGTTTCGGTGGTCCCACCCTGGGCCCGGCAAGCCGGTCACGACCAGCCGAAGAAATTCAGAAACACGACCTGTCCGCGATACTGGGACAACGTGTACGTCTCGCCGGTTGTGCTCACGAGCGAGAAATCGGGAGCCACCTCTCCGTAGCCGATGGCCCAGGCCGGAGTGAGGCTTCCGAACACGAGGCTGCACATCGCGATCAATCCTGCCCACATTCTACTCATTCTCCACGCCCTCCTATTATTGGACAACAGATGTCATATTATCAGTCAAAATCTAAGAGGCGTATGCCTCTCTTTCGTCATCTCGGATCAGTTCACTTTTAAAACGAAATCATAAATCTATGTAATTCATCAATATCCTTCTGTGATAACGTTCCGCTCCCCGGCATTAGACGACCCGGTAATCCTTTAACTACAATCTCGGCGAATCGGTTTCTGTTATGTGTCCAGGCCGCACGCGATTCGATCAGGCTTGCGGTTGCTTGATAGCGGTAGGGAGCCACACTCAAGACTTGCTGCGGCGCACCTTGGCCTTGATCTCCATGACAAGCCGCGCAACGTTGCCGGTAGATCGCCGCGCCGGGCAGATGTTCCGCTACATATGTTGCAGGTTTCGCCGTCTCCGGCGGAACAGCCATGCGCTGCATAGCCAATTCGATGGGAATGCGCGGACCAGTTTCTATCACCATTGCGCCCGGTGTCGAGGGCAGACGTGCCAGAATCTCCGCGGTCGTCGGTGTCGGATTCGGTATCAGAGTCCGCACGTAGTGCACCAGCGCGAAAAGTTCCTCCGGCGGCTTCAGCGAGAACGACGGCATGGAAGTTCCCGGCGAGCCTTTCAGAAGCGTGTTGTAGATGGAAACGACGTCATCGCCGAACTTGAAATTGTCCGTGTGGTAGTTGCGCGGCTTGGGACTGATCGTGGCCGCCTGCGGACCGTCGCCATATCCCTTGGATCCATGACAGCTCGCGCAGTTCGCTTCGAAGAGTGCTTTGCCCTGTTTGGCCAATTCTGTGTTCTGAGCCAGCGCGCGGAGATCGGGTGCCGTCGCTGCTTGCGTGGATGACGTGGTTTTCAGTGCGGCGATTTCGTGTCGTATCTCGCGCTCGCGGTAGAGCCACACGACGGCCAGCGCGACCACCAATAGCCACGGCAACACTTTCACTCCCAGAACCTCCAGTTCGCGCTTTCCAGAATACGCGGATCACGCGCGGCCAGCACTGGATGCCGCGCATAGAACCGGCTCACGGACAATGCAAACAGCCCGGCGAACATCAGAAAAATTCCGATTTCCATCCAGCCGATGGGAATGAGAATATCGCTGTAGGACGGCATCACCAACCAATACAAGTCTACGTATTGACCGACGATCACTACCGCGCTGACCGCCATCAGCCACTTCTCATTCTTCTTCAACGCTTGCGACAGCAGCCCTAAAAACGGAATGGCGAATTTCAGAACCGGCAAAGCCACAAACAGATATTCCCAGCCGCCTTCCTGCCGCCGGAGGAAAAAGACCGTTTCCTCGGGAAGATTCGCGTACCAGATCAGCATGTACTGTGAGAATCCGATGTAGCACATGAAGATCGTGAATGCGAACAGCAGCGTGCCGATATCCTTCACGTGCGAGGGAGTGGCCACTTGCGCGAGCGGCCCGCGCTTCATCAGAATGAAAACGATGATCAGAGCCGCGATCCCACTCTGAAACAGCCCGGCGAATCCGTACACCGCAAACAGCGTAGAATACCACTTCGGCTGCAGGCTCATCAGGAGATCAAAACAGGTGACGGAAAACGTCCCCGCGAAAACCGGCAGAAATACGATGGACCAGATGACCATCTTCCGGGAGAGTCGCGGGTCTCCGGTCTCATCCTGTTCGAGCGAGAGCGAGGTCAGCTTTCGCGCGAATATCGCCCAGATCACCAGAAACAGATAGCCGCGCAGGTTGAACCACGTGGGGGAAAGCCACGTGAATTTCCCCGGATCGCCCGCGATTTCCCCCTCTGCCCACGGATAAATGAATCGCAGTCCGGCCATGATGCCCGAGAA includes the following:
- a CDS encoding peroxiredoxin family protein, translating into MSRMWAGLIAMCSLVFGSLTPAWAIGYGEVAPDFSLVSTTGETYTLSQYRGQVVFLNFFGWS
- a CDS encoding c-type cytochrome, with product MKVLPWLLVVALAVVWLYREREIRHEIAALKTTSSTQAATAPDLRALAQNTELAKQGKALFEANCASCHGSKGYGDGPQAATISPKPRNYHTDNFKFGDDVVSIYNTLLKGSPGTSMPSFSLKPPEELFALVHYVRTLIPNPTPTTAEILARLPSTPGAMVIETGPRIPIELAMQRMAVPPETAKPATYVAEHLPGAAIYRQRCAACHGDQGQGAPQQVLSVAPYRYQATASLIESRAAWTHNRNRFAEIVVKGLPGRLMPGSGTLSQKDIDELHRFMISF
- a CDS encoding molybdopterin oxidoreductase, whose translation is MHHAAITQIENPGPAAVGARWRTVFVAAMVLGAVAFTAGILTDAERAFHNYLVCFFLFLGFGLFGLFFTAIHHAVNAKWWIVTRRVAEGFTAYLPLAIVLFSGIMAGLRFIYPWAEGEIAGDPGKFTWLSPTWFNLRGYLFLVIWAIFARKLTSLSLEQDETGDPRLSRKMVIWSIVFLPVFAGTFSVTCFDLLMSLQPKWYSTLFAVYGFAGLFQSGIAALIIVFILMKRGPLAQVATPSHVKDIGTLLFAFTIFMCYIGFSQYMLIWYANLPEETVFFLRRQEGGWEYLFVALPVLKFAIPFLGLLSQALKKNEKWLMAVSAVVIVGQYVDLYWLVMPSYSDILIPIGWMEIGIFLMFAGLFALSVSRFYARHPVLAARDPRILESANWRFWE